The Castor canadensis chromosome 8, mCasCan1.hap1v2, whole genome shotgun sequence genome contains a region encoding:
- the LOC109680426 gene encoding olfactory receptor 2G3-like, with protein MEQNNETSDGDFILLGFSDHPQLEIILFIVVLTSYLLTLVGNMAIILVSCLDSKLHTPMYFFLTNLSLLDLCFTTSIVPQLLWNLKGPSKSITYSGCAIQLYVSLSLGSTECVLLTVMAFDRYVAVCRPLSYTTVMNPSFCKALAGIAWVSGVGNTIIQGTITLQLPRCGHHHLHHFLCEVPAMIKLACVDIYANEVQLFVATLVLLLLPMALISVSYGFIAQAVIKIKSAQAWRKALGTCGSHILVVSLYFGTSSVIYIQPKRSYGHSQGMFLTLFYTVVTPTLNPLIYTLRNKDVKGALWRLLRREQNF; from the coding sequence ATggaacaaaacaatgaaacatcTGATGGAGATTTTATTTTGCTTGGATTCTCAGACCACCCCCAGTTGGAAATCATCCTTTTCATAGTAGTTCTGACATCCTACCTTCTGACCCTTGTGGGCAACATGGCTATTATCCTGGTCTCCTGCTTGGACTCCAAACTTCACAcacccatgtatttcttcctcacaAATCTCTCCCTTCTTGATCTTTGCTTCACTACTAGTATTGTCCCCCAGCTATTATGGAACCTGAAGGGACCATCCAAGTCCATCACATACTCTGGCTGTGCCATACAACTCTATGTGTCTCTTTCCCTAGGTTCTACTGAATGTGTTCTCCTTACTGTCATGGCATTTGACCGCTATGTAGCTGTCTGCAGACCTCTCAGTTATACTACTGTCATGAACCCATCATTTTGCAAGGCTTTAGCAGGAATAGCCTGGGTGAGTGGAGTAGGAAACACTATCATTCAAGGTACCATCACCCTTCAGCTTCCTCGATGTGGacatcaccacctccaccacttCTTGTGTGAGGTGCCAGCTATGATCAAGTTGGCATGTGTTGACATCTATGCAAATGAAGTCCAGCTGTTTGTGGCTACATTagttctcctccttcttcctatgGCATTGATCTCAGTGTCCTATGGATTCATTGCACAGGCTGTGATAAAAATTAAGTCTGCCCAAGCCTGGCGCAAAGCCCTAGGTACCTGTGGTTCCCATATATTGGTGGTGTCCCTTTACTTTGGAACCAGCTCAGTCATATACATTCAACCAAAGAGATCCTATGGCCATAGTCAAGGTATGTTCCTCACACTCTTTTATACTGTTGTGACTCCCACCCTCAATCCCCTCATATATACTCTAAGAAACAAGGATGTGAAAGGAGCTCTGTGGAGACTCCTAAGGAGAGAACaaaatttttaa